One genomic window of Notamacropus eugenii isolate mMacEug1 chromosome 6, mMacEug1.pri_v2, whole genome shotgun sequence includes the following:
- the GLI4 gene encoding LOW QUALITY PROTEIN: zinc finger protein GLI4 (The sequence of the model RefSeq protein was modified relative to this genomic sequence to represent the inferred CDS: inserted 5 bases in 3 codons; substituted 2 bases at 2 genomic stop codons) — translation MADLGGEQESXVLSPISFSSLGITPGLHHXKSTLYLNDHQHEFTVSKPDVISLLXEEEDLSGSDLPGIQETEISRDTYTDSESETELLTPTQKVSEEEHEGMLKSLFRNVPXRPKFSEPCEWEDNLERLMGNFAWDGERISLSQKRGSWHMTVFHHEAPAVEGIQGCHEFGGSFSVNSSFMTHQGGSIGGKPHKCHICGKCFKYNSLLIKHQRIHTGEKPYECSDCGKCFRRWSGFIQHHRIHTREKHYEYNECGKVFSHSSHFTQHLRIHNGEKRYKCNECGQAFSQSSNLIQYQRLHTGEKPYECXESGKAFIWNSVLIEHQIIHPGEKPYECNECGKAFRGESHFIQHLRTHTGEKPFEYHECGKVFSKSSQFFQHQRIHYR, via the exons ATGGCAGACCTGGGGGGAGAACAGGAGTC CGTTCTATCCCCCATCAGTTTTTCCTCACTTGGGATAACTCCTGGACTTCATCA CAAAAGCACACTTTACCTCAATGATCATCAACATGAATTTACAGTTTCTAAACCTGATGTAATTTCCTTGCTTTAGGAAGAGGAAGATCTGTCTGGCTCAGATTTGCCAGGAATTCAAGAAACAGAGATCTCAAGAGATACCTACACAGATTCTGAGTCTGAGACTGAATTGTTAACTCCTACACAAAAGGTTTCAGAAGAAGAACATGAAGGGATGTTGAAAAGTCTCTTCAGAAATGTTCCCTAAAGACCCAAATTTTCAGAACCCTGTGAATGGGAGGACAATTTagaaaggctgatgggaaactTTGCCTGGGACGGAGAGAGGATATCCCTCTCCCAGAAGCGAGGGTCCTGGCATATGACAGTCTTTCACCATGAGGCTCCCGCAGTAGAGGGGATTCAAGGATGCCATGAATTTGGGGGAAGCTTTAGTGTGAACTCAAGCTTCATGACACATCAGGGAGGCTCCATAGGAGGGAAACCCCATAAATGTCACATCTGTGGTAAATGCTTCAAATACAATTCATTACTTATCaaacaccagagaattcacactggagagaaaccctatgaatgcagTGATTGTGGGAAGTGCTTCAGAAGGTGGTCAGGCTTTATTCAACATCACAGAATTCATACTAGAGAGAAGcattatgaatataatgaatgtgggaaagtctTCAGTCACAGTTCACATTTTACTCAACACCTGAGAATTCATAATGGAGAGAAGCGCTATAAATGTAACGAATGTGGTCAAGCTTTCAGCCAGAGCTCAAATCTTATTCAATACCAGAGacttcacactggagagaaaccctatgagt ATGAAAGTGGGAAAGCTTTCATTTGGAACTCAGTGCTGATTGAGCACCAAATAATTCACCCtggggagaaaccttatgaatgcaatgagtgtggaaaagccttcagagGGGAGTCACACTTTATTCAACACCTGAGAACTCACACTGGAGAAAAGCCTTTTGAATACCATGAATGTGGGAAAGTCTTCAGTAAGAGCTCACAATTTTTTCAGCATCAGAGAATCCACTACAGATAA